A DNA window from Niabella yanshanensis contains the following coding sequences:
- a CDS encoding sugar phosphate isomerase/epimerase family protein: protein MKQQIRKLFLLSSVIALLALPAMGQKSRYKIGLIDLMLLKRQKLSAVALAKELKADGLEVDMGGLGNRPTFDNKLLTDSIRQQYLKAAKDNGVELFSLAMTGYYAQSFCGREEYLQSVSDCIKTMQLMGIKTAFLPMGVQCDIASGKSIRDSVISRLKIVGKMAQNAGVVIAIETALSAKQEKQLLKEIGSPAIKIYFNFSNPLKGGRNLYAELRTLGAKNIAMIHATNKDSVWLEKDQQIDLYKVKKVLDKMKWKGWLVVERSRDASQPTNVKYNYGANVAYLKKVFQPEQE, encoded by the coding sequence ATGAAGCAACAAATTAGAAAGCTGTTTTTGTTAAGTAGCGTTATCGCGTTACTGGCACTGCCGGCAATGGGGCAAAAAAGCCGTTACAAGATTGGTTTAATAGACCTGATGTTATTGAAACGCCAGAAACTGAGTGCTGTTGCCCTGGCTAAAGAATTAAAAGCAGATGGGCTTGAGGTAGACATGGGCGGCCTGGGTAACCGGCCTACCTTCGATAACAAGTTATTAACAGATTCTATCAGGCAGCAATACTTAAAGGCCGCAAAGGATAATGGTGTGGAGCTATTCTCGCTGGCAATGACGGGCTATTACGCACAATCTTTTTGCGGCAGGGAAGAGTATCTCCAATCAGTATCCGACTGTATTAAAACTATGCAGTTGATGGGTATTAAAACGGCTTTCCTTCCTATGGGCGTTCAGTGCGATATTGCTTCCGGCAAGAGTATCAGGGACTCTGTGATCAGCCGCTTAAAAATAGTAGGCAAAATGGCCCAAAATGCCGGGGTTGTGATAGCCATCGAAACAGCGCTTTCTGCTAAACAGGAAAAACAGCTGTTGAAAGAAATAGGTTCCCCGGCTATTAAGATCTATTTCAATTTTTCAAATCCGTTAAAGGGAGGGAGGAACCTGTATGCTGAGCTAAGGACTTTGGGGGCGAAAAATATCGCCATGATCCATGCTACCAATAAAGACAGTGTTTGGTTAGAGAAAGATCAGCAGATTGATTTGTATAAGGTTAAAAAAGTTTTAGACAAAATGAAGTGGAAGGGGTGGCTGGTAGTAGAGCGTAGTCGCGACGCCAGTCAACCTACTAATGTGAAATATAACTATGGAGCCAATGTGGCTTACCTGAAAAAGGTATTTCAGCCAGAACAGGAGTAA
- a CDS encoding acetate/propionate family kinase, with amino-acid sequence MEILVINAGSSSLKYQLINVETGGVLAKGLAERIGMDGSNIVHSWTKNGNENKKEICLDLPDHTVAFNTISDLLVSEETGVIQQREDIKAIGHRVVHGGEHYTQTQIVTSEVKEAIKELIPLAPLHNPANLIGINAAEKAFPNATQVAVFDTAFHHTMPEKAFRYAIPEKYYREDRIRTYGFHGTSHKYVYEQASKHLDKTDLKAITIHLGNGASMCAINEKGESVETSMGFGPLAGLIMGTRSGDIDPSIIFHMAEEMNMSLEEIKNVLNKQSGMLGITGSNDARDVSKLYHEGDKHAILCYEMYTHRIKKYIGAYTAVLNGVDTIIFTAGIGENDALTRQLSCSNLSGLGIVINEAANISKNHPKQPVEIQAENSPVKILVIPTNEELEIALQTWEVVR; translated from the coding sequence ATGGAAATATTGGTGATTAATGCGGGCAGTTCTTCTTTAAAGTACCAGCTTATTAATGTGGAAACCGGCGGCGTATTGGCTAAGGGACTTGCTGAACGTATAGGTATGGACGGAAGCAATATCGTTCACTCCTGGACTAAAAACGGAAACGAAAATAAAAAAGAAATATGCCTCGATCTGCCCGATCACACAGTGGCTTTCAATACCATTTCAGACTTGCTGGTGAGTGAAGAAACCGGTGTTATTCAGCAGAGGGAAGATATTAAAGCCATAGGACATAGAGTAGTGCATGGTGGCGAGCATTACACCCAAACGCAGATCGTTACCAGCGAGGTAAAAGAGGCCATCAAAGAATTGATTCCTTTAGCGCCTTTGCATAATCCGGCCAATCTTATAGGTATTAATGCGGCAGAGAAAGCCTTTCCCAATGCTACCCAGGTAGCAGTATTTGATACGGCGTTTCATCATACGATGCCCGAAAAAGCTTTTCGTTATGCCATACCCGAAAAATATTACCGGGAAGACAGGATTCGAACCTATGGCTTTCATGGAACCAGTCACAAATATGTATATGAACAGGCTTCAAAACACCTGGATAAAACCGATCTGAAAGCCATTACTATACACCTGGGTAATGGTGCCAGTATGTGTGCCATTAATGAAAAAGGGGAGAGCGTAGAAACCAGCATGGGCTTTGGTCCGCTGGCCGGACTGATCATGGGTACCCGTAGCGGCGATATCGATCCCTCGATCATTTTTCACATGGCCGAAGAAATGAATATGTCGCTGGAGGAAATCAAAAATGTGTTGAATAAGCAAAGTGGCATGCTGGGGATCACCGGCAGTAATGATGCAAGGGATGTCAGCAAGCTGTACCATGAAGGAGACAAACATGCCATTCTTTGCTATGAAATGTACACCCATCGCATCAAAAAATATATAGGGGCCTATACGGCGGTTTTAAACGGGGTAGATACCATAATATTTACCGCCGGCATAGGAGAGAATGACGCGCTAACCAGGCAGCTTTCCTGCAGTAATCTGTCAGGATTAGGCATTGTGATCAACGAGGCCGCTAATATTTCAAAAAATCATCCCAAACAACCGGTAGAAATCCAGGCGGAAAATAGCCCGGTAAAGATATTAGTTATACCAACAAATGAGGAGCTGGAAATTGCTTTACAGACATGGGAGGTGGTAAGGTAG
- a CDS encoding alpha/beta hydrolase family protein: protein MKSFEYAAAALRLSAVAGRTLVPVLILLVSSFTSFAQSNSSDGAYELPLKDVLKDIEQHFGVTVRADEKLVAGKNLKYAKWRYRTDVDETLKNVLAPFDLKVKPDGNKKYKVSEFEYYRWPVAEGWAELDRIAAQYKNLTEWEARKKLLRPCIMDALQLSKLPAYPISQPIITPKRKHEGYTVENIAIEILKGVWVNGSIYRPAKIKTRPNGAAGRSKVPIILNPDGHWADHRFRADCQIRCAALAKMGAITISYDLFGWGESGLQFEYADHRKSLSQTIQTLGAIRILDYLLTLKEADPSRVGITGGSGGGSHTVLMTAIDERIKVSAPVVSVSSYMYGGCPCESGMPVFMCGGGTDNLELAAMAAPNPQLLVSDGGDWTDRMPEHDFPYLQKMYSWYGKKENVTNVHLPDEKHDFGINKRTAVYRFMAKNLNLNLAAIEKNGQIDESGIAIEKTTDMYVFGDKGEKLPAHAIKGFANLEKVFEAAIK from the coding sequence ATGAAGTCTTTTGAATATGCAGCAGCGGCTTTGCGCCTGTCTGCCGTCGCGGGTCGCACATTGGTGCCAGTGTTAATACTCCTGGTCAGTTCTTTCACATCGTTCGCTCAATCCAATAGCAGCGATGGAGCTTATGAATTGCCTTTAAAAGATGTGTTGAAAGATATAGAACAGCATTTTGGAGTTACGGTTCGGGCTGATGAGAAACTGGTAGCCGGAAAAAATCTGAAATATGCTAAATGGCGTTACCGTACAGATGTCGATGAAACATTAAAAAACGTGCTGGCGCCTTTCGATCTGAAAGTAAAACCCGATGGGAATAAAAAATACAAAGTAAGTGAGTTTGAGTACTATCGCTGGCCGGTGGCCGAAGGGTGGGCAGAGTTGGATCGCATTGCCGCGCAATACAAGAATCTTACCGAATGGGAAGCGCGTAAGAAACTGCTACGTCCCTGTATCATGGATGCATTACAGTTATCAAAATTGCCCGCTTATCCCATCAGTCAGCCTATTATTACACCCAAAAGAAAGCATGAGGGCTACACGGTAGAGAATATTGCTATCGAAATATTAAAAGGCGTTTGGGTAAACGGATCTATTTATCGTCCTGCAAAGATCAAGACCCGTCCGAATGGCGCAGCCGGGCGGAGCAAAGTTCCTATTATACTAAACCCTGATGGACACTGGGCCGATCATCGTTTTCGCGCCGATTGCCAGATACGTTGTGCAGCACTAGCTAAAATGGGCGCTATCACCATTAGCTATGACCTGTTTGGCTGGGGTGAGTCAGGTTTGCAGTTTGAATATGCCGACCATCGTAAGAGCCTTTCTCAAACCATACAAACACTGGGCGCTATTCGCATCCTGGATTACCTGTTAACCTTGAAAGAAGCCGATCCCAGCCGTGTAGGTATTACGGGAGGGTCAGGCGGAGGTAGTCATACGGTTTTAATGACCGCTATTGACGAACGCATTAAAGTGTCCGCTCCGGTGGTTTCAGTGTCGTCTTATATGTATGGGGGCTGCCCCTGTGAAAGTGGTATGCCGGTATTTATGTGCGGGGGCGGAACGGATAACCTGGAACTGGCGGCTATGGCGGCTCCAAACCCCCAATTATTGGTATCTGATGGGGGCGACTGGACGGACAGAATGCCGGAACATGATTTTCCTTACCTCCAAAAAATGTATAGCTGGTACGGCAAAAAAGAGAATGTGACCAACGTGCATCTGCCCGATGAGAAGCATGATTTTGGTATTAATAAAAGAACAGCCGTATACCGGTTTATGGCGAAAAATCTAAACCTCAACCTGGCAGCCATTGAGAAGAATGGCCAAATAGATGAATCAGGTATTGCCATTGAAAAAACGACCGATATGTATGTGTTTGGTGATAAGGGCGAAAAATTACCGGCGCATGCCATAAAAGGATTTGCCAACCTGGAGAAAGTGTTTGAAGCCGCTATAAAATAA
- the pta gene encoding phosphate acetyltransferase translates to MNRSVYVITPTAQSGKLLISLGLMQMLQRTTTKVAYFKPLIDSHEPKDNHIDTILTHFKINMNYEDAYAFTRSELSEMENQGKLNEVYETIINKYKKLEEQFDFVLVEGSDFKEEGSVFEADFNASVAQSLAMPVLLVTRDSYATVANLVHNVIAEVHSFLAKDLNIIGLFVSRCTKDVQEVKEKIDKHLRNEIVVSVIPNDEELTKPSMQEIADHLKAHVLFGADKLENVAKSSIIGGMQLANYLPRMQEDCVCVIPGDRGDLIVGTMLANISPQYPNVAGIVLSAGILPERSIVNLMDGSQKPLPVLAVPTGTFETANKVANIKTRIYPANQYKIKLCLDLFEGAVDAEALSEKINSVKTESITPRMFQYNMLVTAKKLQRHIVLPEGTDDRILTAASNLAKDKIVYLTVLGNPDSIKAKVTQLGLYWDDERIKIIDPENSEKYGEYSQTLYELRKSKGLELAAAEDLMLDVSYYGTMMVYKGEADGMVSGAVNTTAHTIKPALQFVKTRPGFNTVSSIFFMLLHDRVLVYGDCAIVPNPTAEQLAEIAMSSADSAKAFGITTPKVAMLSYSSGASGSGAEVEKVRTATGIVKEKRPDLLVEGPIQYDAAVDPVVGRSKMPNSPVAGQANVLIFPDLNTGNNTYKAVQRETGALAVGPMLQGLNKPINDLSRGATVDDIYNTVVITAIQSGQ, encoded by the coding sequence ATGAACCGTTCCGTTTATGTAATAACTCCTACTGCGCAGAGCGGGAAATTATTGATCAGCCTGGGCCTGATGCAGATGTTGCAGCGTACTACTACTAAAGTAGCTTATTTCAAACCGCTGATCGATAGCCATGAGCCTAAAGACAATCATATTGATACCATACTCACACATTTTAAGATCAATATGAATTATGAGGATGCTTATGCATTCACGAGGTCGGAGCTGAGCGAGATGGAGAACCAGGGCAAGCTGAACGAAGTGTATGAAACCATCATCAACAAATATAAAAAGCTCGAAGAGCAATTCGATTTTGTATTGGTAGAGGGCAGCGATTTTAAAGAAGAAGGTTCGGTTTTTGAAGCGGATTTTAATGCTTCTGTGGCGCAGAGTCTCGCCATGCCGGTGCTGCTGGTTACCAGGGACAGTTACGCAACAGTTGCGAACCTGGTGCACAATGTAATAGCAGAAGTGCATTCCTTCCTCGCGAAGGATCTGAATATTATCGGATTATTTGTAAGCAGGTGCACCAAAGATGTACAGGAAGTAAAAGAAAAGATTGATAAGCACCTGCGTAATGAAATTGTGGTGTCGGTTATTCCTAATGATGAAGAACTGACCAAGCCGTCTATGCAGGAGATTGCCGATCATTTGAAAGCGCATGTTCTATTCGGAGCCGATAAACTGGAAAATGTAGCCAAAAGTTCTATCATCGGGGGTATGCAGCTGGCCAATTACCTGCCTCGTATGCAGGAGGACTGTGTATGTGTTATCCCAGGTGACAGAGGCGACCTCATCGTAGGTACCATGTTGGCGAATATATCGCCGCAGTATCCCAATGTAGCGGGTATAGTATTGTCTGCCGGTATTTTGCCGGAACGTTCGATCGTTAACCTGATGGATGGCTCTCAGAAGCCTTTACCTGTATTGGCCGTGCCAACCGGTACTTTTGAAACGGCTAATAAAGTAGCCAATATAAAAACACGTATCTACCCGGCCAACCAGTATAAGATCAAATTATGTCTCGATCTTTTTGAAGGAGCTGTTGATGCAGAAGCATTAAGTGAAAAGATCAATTCAGTAAAAACAGAGAGTATCACGCCGCGTATGTTCCAGTATAATATGCTGGTTACAGCGAAAAAATTACAGCGACATATTGTATTACCCGAAGGAACAGATGACCGTATATTAACGGCTGCATCTAACCTGGCCAAAGATAAAATTGTATACCTCACCGTATTAGGAAACCCCGATTCTATAAAGGCCAAAGTAACCCAATTGGGCCTTTATTGGGATGATGAAAGAATTAAAATTATTGACCCGGAGAATAGTGAGAAGTATGGGGAGTACAGCCAAACTTTATATGAACTGCGTAAATCAAAAGGATTGGAGCTGGCTGCTGCGGAAGACCTGATGCTGGATGTGTCTTACTACGGAACGATGATGGTGTATAAAGGAGAAGCAGATGGAATGGTATCGGGTGCGGTAAATACAACGGCACACACGATCAAGCCGGCTCTGCAGTTTGTAAAAACCCGCCCAGGGTTCAATACGGTTTCTTCTATATTTTTCATGCTGCTGCACGACAGGGTTTTGGTTTATGGCGATTGTGCTATTGTGCCTAATCCTACAGCGGAACAACTAGCCGAAATAGCCATGTCTTCGGCCGATTCGGCTAAAGCATTTGGTATTACTACACCTAAAGTGGCCATGCTTTCTTACTCCTCCGGGGCTTCGGGTAGCGGTGCAGAAGTGGAGAAAGTAAGAACGGCAACGGGAATCGTTAAAGAAAAAAGACCTGACCTCCTGGTAGAGGGACCTATACAATATGATGCGGCCGTAGATCCGGTAGTAGGCAGAAGCAAAATGCCCAACTCCCCGGTAGCCGGGCAGGCGAATGTATTGATATTCCCCGATCTGAATACCGGTAATAATACGTATAAAGCCGTGCAAAGGGAGACCGGTGCATTGGCAGTAGGTCCTATGCTGCAGGGCTTAAATAAACCTATTAACGACCTGAGCCGCGGTGCTACTGTGGATGATATTTACAATACTGTAGTGATCACCGCCATACAATCGGGGCAATAA
- a CDS encoding GIY-YIG nuclease family protein — MDKGGFIYILTNKRLTVLYTGVTANLRRRIWEHEHHEKPGSFTDQYNVCFLIYYEWFDNIVTAIAREKQIKKWRREKKEALISTKNPDREFLNDEVYNDIYRLLY; from the coding sequence ATGGACAAAGGCGGCTTTATCTATATCCTAACCAATAAAAGACTCACCGTGCTTTACACCGGCGTTACAGCTAACTTAAGGAGACGAATATGGGAACACGAGCATCATGAAAAGCCGGGTAGCTTTACTGATCAATATAATGTTTGCTTCCTCATCTACTACGAATGGTTCGATAATATAGTAACAGCTATCGCGAGAGAAAAACAAATAAAGAAATGGAGGAGGGAAAAGAAAGAAGCGCTGATCTCAACTAAGAACCCTGACAGGGAATTTCTTAACGACGAAGTGTATAATGATATTTATAGGTTATTATATTGA
- a CDS encoding sodium:solute symporter encodes MSRLHFIDFAIIILVLGITVFLGFKFSKKQTSTQNFFLSKGNIPSWALGLSLLATLISSVTFLGYPAQGYTSNWILLVQGLMVPVVLLGCIWFIVPLFRKSIGLSTYEYFEKRFGSFARYYSSLSFIIRQFAGMGTVLFLIAIAIKEMIHVNPFIVLAVVGVILIIVNLKGGIQAVIWLDVFQGFMLFFSGIVCLTVLLGSIKGGIPEAIRIATENNRTGFGPYEFDFKQLTLIVMIINGAFYAIQKYATDQTVVQRYLTAKTDKDAIKASFLGISLTVPIWTMFMLIGTALFVYYQQNGAPVGMKAEAAFPHFIMTQLPPGVIGFIIAALLSAAICSLSADLNSLAAVGVEDYYKKIVPGKTDKQYLKASKLFVVISGLLTVGIGALYILSGDEGVLGIIFTIYAIFSGGIVGIFLLGLFSARANRQGVNIGIITCILFTAYAFLTSTPIGLKDPKLLLDLGSYNFTHNKLMLGVYSHLVLIGVGYVASLFFPKPEVAPNLLFSTWKKNRKREVNEK; translated from the coding sequence ATGAGCCGATTGCACTTTATTGATTTTGCCATTATCATCCTTGTTCTGGGAATTACTGTATTCCTGGGCTTTAAGTTTTCGAAAAAGCAAACTTCCACTCAAAACTTCTTTTTATCTAAAGGCAATATTCCCTCCTGGGCCTTAGGTTTATCATTGCTGGCTACTTTGATCAGTAGTGTCACTTTTCTGGGTTATCCCGCACAGGGATATACCAGCAACTGGATCCTGCTCGTACAAGGGCTAATGGTTCCGGTGGTACTGTTGGGATGTATATGGTTTATTGTGCCTTTATTCAGGAAATCGATTGGGTTAAGTACCTATGAATACTTTGAAAAAAGGTTTGGAAGTTTCGCACGATACTATAGTTCTCTATCTTTTATCATACGGCAGTTTGCCGGAATGGGTACTGTGCTGTTTCTGATTGCCATTGCCATTAAAGAGATGATTCATGTCAATCCTTTTATTGTATTAGCCGTAGTAGGTGTTATATTAATAATTGTGAATTTGAAGGGAGGTATACAGGCCGTAATCTGGCTGGATGTATTCCAGGGCTTTATGCTTTTCTTTAGTGGTATCGTATGTTTAACGGTGCTGTTAGGCTCTATTAAAGGCGGTATTCCTGAGGCTATAAGGATTGCGACAGAAAATAACCGCACCGGTTTCGGTCCCTATGAATTCGATTTTAAGCAACTTACATTGATCGTTATGATCATCAACGGAGCTTTTTATGCCATTCAAAAATATGCCACCGATCAAACAGTGGTACAAAGATATTTGACTGCGAAAACAGATAAGGATGCTATTAAGGCCTCTTTCCTCGGCATTTCATTAACAGTGCCTATCTGGACCATGTTTATGCTGATTGGTACCGCTTTATTCGTATACTATCAACAGAATGGTGCACCGGTTGGTATGAAAGCAGAAGCTGCTTTCCCGCATTTCATTATGACACAGTTACCACCGGGTGTGATTGGGTTTATTATTGCAGCCCTTTTATCTGCGGCAATATGCAGTTTAAGCGCAGATCTGAATTCGCTGGCAGCAGTAGGTGTGGAAGACTACTATAAAAAGATCGTTCCGGGTAAGACGGATAAGCAGTATTTAAAGGCCAGTAAACTGTTTGTGGTGATCTCTGGTTTGTTAACAGTGGGTATTGGTGCGCTTTACATTCTGTCGGGGGATGAAGGCGTATTGGGAATTATATTTACCATATATGCTATTTTCTCTGGTGGTATCGTGGGCATATTTCTACTGGGCCTTTTCAGTGCACGTGCTAACCGGCAGGGTGTTAATATTGGGATTATCACCTGTATTCTTTTTACAGCGTATGCCTTTCTCACCTCTACGCCTATTGGTTTAAAAGATCCTAAGTTGTTGCTCGATTTAGGATCCTATAATTTTACACATAATAAACTCATGTTGGGCGTATACAGCCATTTGGTATTAATTGGAGTTGGATATGTGGCCAGCCTGTTCTTCCCCAAACCGGAAGTGGCGCCCAATCTGTTATTCAGTACCTGGAAAAAGAACAGGAAACGGGAAGTAAACGAAAAATAA
- a CDS encoding alpha-hydroxy acid oxidase — MSTNLLQYNTKYPSVADLKRKAKKRVPKFAFDYLEGGCNDELNVWRNEEDFKNVFLMPQYLKQHRGVNMQTELFGHTYDAPFGIAPVGLQGLMWPNAPEILAKAALKHNVPYILSTVSTSSIERIAELTESKFWFQLYHPTDNELRDDLLRRLEAVNCDVLVVLIDVPSFGLRYREIKAGLSMPPKQTINNFIQAAMCPTWGIETLRVGIPSFATLKPYMKKGMDMKQLGKFMNATFTGRVDAEKVQAIRDKWKGKLVIKGVVSEEDATICANIGVDGIIVSNHGGRQIEAGESTIKPLKGLANKFKSKYKVMIDSGLRSGPDIGRALACGADFTFMGRPFMYGVGALGKEGGDHTIAMLKAQLKQVMEQVCCETVHDFPATLIK; from the coding sequence ATGAGCACAAATTTGTTACAATACAATACCAAATATCCGTCCGTAGCGGATCTGAAAAGAAAAGCAAAAAAAAGGGTTCCTAAGTTTGCTTTTGATTACCTCGAAGGTGGCTGCAATGATGAACTGAATGTGTGGAGAAACGAAGAAGATTTTAAGAACGTTTTCCTGATGCCGCAGTACTTAAAACAACACAGAGGTGTTAATATGCAAACGGAGCTGTTCGGCCATACTTACGATGCACCTTTTGGTATTGCCCCGGTAGGTTTACAGGGCTTAATGTGGCCCAATGCTCCCGAGATCCTGGCGAAAGCGGCTTTGAAACATAATGTACCTTATATATTAAGTACGGTATCTACCAGTAGTATTGAAAGAATTGCCGAGTTGACCGAAAGTAAATTCTGGTTCCAGCTATATCACCCCACCGATAATGAACTGCGTGATGACCTGTTACGCCGGTTAGAAGCCGTTAATTGCGATGTATTGGTCGTACTGATCGATGTACCTTCTTTCGGACTTCGTTATCGTGAGATCAAAGCGGGTCTTTCGATGCCGCCCAAACAAACCATCAACAATTTTATACAGGCCGCTATGTGCCCTACCTGGGGTATAGAAACCTTAAGAGTGGGTATTCCATCTTTTGCTACATTAAAGCCCTATATGAAGAAGGGGATGGATATGAAGCAGCTGGGTAAGTTTATGAACGCCACTTTTACAGGAAGGGTTGATGCAGAAAAAGTGCAGGCGATCCGCGACAAGTGGAAAGGCAAACTGGTGATAAAAGGAGTGGTAAGCGAAGAAGATGCTACTATTTGCGCAAACATAGGTGTAGATGGTATTATTGTTTCTAACCATGGTGGTCGTCAAATTGAAGCGGGTGAATCAACGATCAAACCTTTAAAAGGCCTGGCCAATAAATTCAAATCCAAATACAAAGTAATGATCGATAGCGGACTCCGTTCGGGTCCGGATATTGGCCGCGCTCTAGCCTGTGGCGCCGATTTCACTTTCATGGGGCGCCCGTTCATGTACGGTGTTGGCGCATTAGGAAAGGAAGGTGGTGATCATACCATTGCGATGCTCAAGGCACAGTTAAAGCAGGTAATGGAACAGGTATGTTGTGAAACTGTTCATGATTTTCCTGCTACGCTGATTAAATAA
- a CDS encoding PepSY-associated TM helix domain-containing protein, which yields MKAKKAIGKIHFWLGLSSGLVVFILGITGCILAFEYELKDLFYHQRIFTPPPHNQPMQPASQLLNVAAAALGSEYRPDNIRYYEPGRNVQVGVYQTNEQGWNMFSHIKAYKTVYVNPYTAKVVYVEDTKYEFFYLVFSLHYDLMLAGTGEKIVGWATVIFIVMLITGLVLWWPRNKAAARQRFSFKWKATTKWKRKNYDLHNILGFYALLFALLIALTGLVWAFTWFDSSVQWLANGGKHTPDWPTFQSDSTATPHAAVYDHILAHMQRQAPNEKTYYISVPATKSESVYGYAQSFNKNYKWTGFYYDQQTGKNLWLNRFKDRLPGDQLRNMNFDIHTGLILGWPGRILAFLVSFIAAGLPITGFYIWWGRKKKPSSGSGRH from the coding sequence TTGAAGGCAAAAAAAGCCATTGGCAAAATACACTTCTGGCTCGGACTTTCGTCCGGGCTGGTTGTTTTTATACTCGGCATTACCGGTTGTATACTGGCTTTTGAATATGAGCTCAAAGACCTGTTTTATCATCAACGCATATTTACCCCTCCACCCCACAACCAGCCTATGCAGCCTGCCAGCCAGTTACTTAATGTGGCGGCAGCAGCGCTCGGCTCCGAGTACCGGCCCGACAATATCCGCTACTACGAACCCGGCAGAAATGTGCAGGTAGGCGTATATCAAACCAATGAGCAGGGCTGGAATATGTTCAGCCATATCAAAGCCTATAAAACGGTTTATGTAAACCCCTACACCGCAAAAGTGGTGTATGTGGAAGATACGAAATACGAGTTCTTTTACCTGGTGTTTAGCCTGCATTATGATCTTATGCTGGCCGGTACCGGCGAAAAGATCGTAGGCTGGGCCACGGTTATTTTTATTGTGATGTTGATTACCGGGCTGGTGTTATGGTGGCCCAGGAACAAAGCTGCTGCCCGGCAACGGTTTTCTTTTAAGTGGAAAGCCACCACCAAATGGAAACGCAAAAACTACGACCTGCATAATATACTCGGCTTTTACGCCCTGCTCTTCGCGCTGCTTATTGCCCTTACCGGTTTGGTATGGGCTTTTACCTGGTTCGATAGCAGTGTGCAGTGGCTGGCAAATGGCGGCAAGCATACGCCGGACTGGCCAACCTTTCAATCAGACAGCACTGCCACACCACATGCAGCAGTGTATGATCATATACTCGCGCACATGCAGCGGCAGGCCCCCAATGAAAAAACCTATTATATCAGCGTACCCGCCACTAAAAGTGAAAGCGTCTATGGCTATGCCCAATCCTTCAACAAAAATTATAAATGGACCGGCTTTTATTACGACCAGCAAACCGGCAAAAACCTTTGGCTCAACCGGTTTAAAGACCGCCTGCCCGGCGATCAGCTCCGTAATATGAACTTCGATATCCATACCGGCCTCATCCTCGGTTGGCCTGGTCGTATACTTGCCTTCCTGGTAAGCTTTATTGCCGCAGGCCTGCCCATCACCGGTTTCTATATCTGGTGGGGCAGAAAGAAGAAGCCTTCGTCGGGCTCAGGCCGACACTAA